A stretch of DNA from Rhizobium sp. EC-SD404:
CGCCGGAAGCGTGGGACTGTTCCTGTTTCTTGTCGGCAGCTACGACAGCCAGAAGATGATCCAGTACGGGCCTGGCTATCTGAGCGGCCTGTGGATCACGCTGCAATTGGTGATCATCTCCGTCGTGCTCGGCGCCGTTCTCTCGGTGCCGGTTGCCCTTGGGCGCATGTCGAAGAACAAGGTGCTCGGCGCCCTCGCCTATATCTACGTCTATTTCTTTCGCGGCACGCCGCTGATCGCGCAGCTCTTCCTGATCTATTACGGCCTTGGTCAGTTTCGCGGTGCGCTTGAGACAGTCGGACTCTGGACGTTCTTTCGCGAGCCCTGGTATTGCGCTCTCTTTGCGTTCACGCTCAACACTGCGGCGTATCAGGCGGAAATCCTGCGCGGGGCGATCGCCAGCGTTCCGAAAGGCCAGCATGAAGGTGCCGCAGCGCTCGGCCTGCCGCGCAACGTCACCTTTCGCAAGATCATCCTGCCCCAGGCGATGATGGTGGCCCTCCGTCCCTACGGCAACGAAATCATCCTGATGATCAAGGGGTCGGCGATCGTGTCCATCATCACGGTCTTCGACCTGATGGGCGAAACGCGACGGGCGTTCTCCCGCACCTTCGACTTCCAGACCTATCTCTGGACAGCCGTATTTTATCTCCTCATCGTCGAAGCACTACGCAATCTATGGGCCGTTTTCGAGCGTCGTCTCACCCGGCATCTAAAGCGTTAACCGCCTGAATTTGCGGTATAAAAGAATTTTCTCAAATTGCGGATAATCGCGAAAATGCTTGTAATGGCATTTCTTCTGGGTGAAGGATGAACTTCGGGATATTCATGTGATTTGGAAGAACGAGGGACGCGCTTTTACGGACACAATTTCCCGCTCGTAGGCCAATCGGTTTGACCGTCGAGATCGTTTCCGACTTTTGCTTCGCAACCAGACGGTGCTGGCACTTGATATCGAAAGAAAGCGCGCACGTGGCTTCTGCGGAATTCGAGAGATTTGGGGGCCTGTTTGAGGCGATCCCGAGCCCCTACATGGTGCTCGACCCTCAATTGCGATACGTCGCGGCAAATCCCGCCTATTGCAAAGCCACGGGCAAGAGCCTGGATGCATTGCTTGGCAGGGACATCTTCGAAGTCTTCCCCAATGACGGTCCGGCTGGCCGCGATCTTCGCGATTCATTGAACCGCGTTCTTCAGACGGGCAAGTCCGATACGCTCGCCCACATCCACTATGCCATACCCAATGCCGACGGCGACGGGTTTGAGGATCGCTATTGGACTGCCATCCACTTCGCGGTCATGGATGAAGACGGCGTCGCAACGCATGTGGTGCAGAATACTGTCGACGTGACGGAACTGCATCGCCTGCGACGCTCGACATTCGTGCCGTTCCGCACCGTGGGTCTCGAAACGGCTCTCATCCGCCGTGCCCAGGAAGCCGAAGAAGCGCAAAAGGCGCTTCTGGAGGAGAACAACGATTTCCGCCGCCTGTTCAATCAGGCGCCTGGCATGATTGCGGTACTATCCGGTCCCGAGCATGTGTTCACCTTCGTGAATCAGGCTTACATCCGCTTCGTCGGCCGTAAGAACCTTGTCGGCAAACCCGTTCGCAAAGCACTGCCGGAATTGGCCGGACAGGGTTTCTACGAGATGCTCGACAGCGTCTATCAAACGCGGGAGCCGATCAGCCGCGAGGCTGCGCGCATCGTGCTGCAACACGAAAAAGGAGGGCCAGAGAGCGAGGCTTTTCTCGATTTCACCTACCATCCCATCTTTGACGGCGCGAACCAGGTGACCGGCGTCTTCGTCCAGGGGCTCGACCGGACCGAAAGCGTGAAGTCGGCGCGGGGCCGCGAGCTGCTGCTTCGCGAACTCAACCATCGCGTCAAGAACCTCTTCTCGGTCGCCATCTCGATGGTGACAATGACGGCACGCAACGCGTCGACCCCGAAGGAGATGGCAGGAATCCTGACCGGACGCCTCAGCGCCTTATCCCATGCTCACGGCATGGTCATGAACGAAGCCGGATCCGATGCCGATGGTGGGCGGATCGCGTTTCACGATCTGGTCGAGCGCATCATGGCGCCGCATGTCGACGACGAAGGCTCTCGCATGAAGATCGGCGGACCGTCCATCGTCCTCGGATCAAAAGCCGCGACGAGCATGGCACTTGTCATCCACGAGATGGCCACCAATGCCGCGAAATACGGTGCCCTGTCGACCGCTGAAGGCCGGGTTAGCGTCCTGTGGGAAACTGACAACGATGCCTTCCGCTTGAACTGGACGGAGACCGGCGGCCCGCAGATCCGATCCGCACCGGAACCCAGCGGGTTCGGCAGCAGGTTGGCCAAGATCAGCGTCGAGGGACAATTGGGAGGCAAGCTGGATTTCGCCTGGCCGCCGGAAGGTGCACAGGTCGCGATCGCTTTCCCTTTAAAGAACGCATCGCTCTAGGTCTGAAGCAGGAACTTCTCCAGCCATCAGCGCGCAGTCGCGCGCAACTCCACGGGCGTCACGGCATCAGCGTCGTTATTCTCGTTGATGACTCCGAGCAGATGGCGCAGCGCATCCTTGACGCCCGAGACGGTGTAGGGTTTCGAGATGATGCCGTAAGCCCCGACAAGATCTTCAGGCAGTGCGGCGCGGTTTGCGGTGACAAATACGACCAGCGCATCGGTGCTCTCGACCGCGAAACGCGCGACGTCGACACCGGTCGGTCCATCCAGGAGATGGACATCGACCAGGCAGAGATCGGGCCTCGAACTCTTGATCACATCGATTGCTTCGTTCTTCCGACCGGCCTGTCCGGCGACGGTAAAACCGACATCCTCGGCAATCATCTCCAGATCGAGTGCCAACAGAACTTCGTCTTCGACGATGACGATCTTGCGTGGCTTGCGGTGGTCAGTCGCCATGGGAACCCCCGTTCAGCGGCATTGCGAGCTTGACCCCACAGCGCCCATCCATATCCGTAAATTCGACGCGCGCTTCGAGTTGCCGTTCGATCAGGCGCATCGTCCAACCTTCGATACCGTCGAACGCGCGACGGCAATTGACTTCCGTGAGGTCGGCAGAAGACACGTCAAGAACGAGCTTGCCGTTCTTAGTTTGGGCACTGATTTCCAGCTTTGCTCCATCCGCGATGTTCTCGGTGTTTGAAACTAGGCTGCGGACGAATTCGTTAAGCGCCAAAGCCAGCGGAGCAGCTTTGCCGATCGGCAGCAGCACTTCTTCCATCTGGTAAGCCGGCTCTGAGTGCCAGCGCGGATGATTGGTGAGCACCTTGCTTACCAGGATGCGAACAAAGGTATCGACGCGGAAATAACCGATCGCTTCTTTATTGTGCTGGTCCTGGTGGGCGAGGCCCAAGGCATCGATGCGCTGGTGGAGCCGGTTGACGACTTCGCGGGCTTCCGGGCCGAGATCGCGACGCAATTCGAACCCCAGCAATGAATTGATCAGCTGCAGATTGTTTTTGACCCGATGGTCCAGCTCGTTGATCAGCCGTGATCGTTGAGACAGAAGCCGCATCAACTCGCCGGTGCGATCATCGATCTGCTGCTCAAGCAACGTCTTGGTTTCGCGCAATTCATCGTTGACGGAGTGAAGATCGAATTCGGTCTGCTTCTTGTCGCTGACATCGAGCTGCGAGCCGAAGAAGAACTTCACTTCGCCTTTGCTGTTTCGAACGGGTGACAGGAAAAGCGAATTCCAGAACGGGGTACCGTCCTTGCGATAGTTCACCAGTTCCACATGGACATCTTCTTCGCGAGCAATCGCATGCGTGATCCGCTCGACCGCCCGTCGGCTCGTGTCGGGCCCCTGGATGAACCGACAGTTCTGGCCGATTACCTCGTCGTGCTCGTAGCCCGTTAACCGACAGAAGGCCTTGTTGGCAAATATGATAGGATTATCCTGATCGGACGGCCCCGTGATGATCATAGCCATACGGGTGCCGTTGATCGCCGCAGCAAAGGGATCGCCGATCTCATGCTGGCTGTACAGCAGACGTTCGGCGACTTTTGCGTCAGATATCTGGCGTCCAGTCGGTGGTTTACGCACGTCGGTCAAGCCACAGTGCCTCGGTTATGGAAGCACCAAGGCCGGGCCCTCGGCGTCATCCCGAATGATTGCTGGATCAACTACTGATCCGTCAAAAGAGTTCCACGCATTCGTCGAGATCGGGACACCTGCCTCGTCCGTAACGAAAGTCTATGAAAGCGTTAAGGAATTATTTGCCATGCGCCCTCGACAGACGGCTCGTATTGAGCGGGGTCCGTTTCAATCCTGAGCGCTTCGACATTGCTCCAAGTCTCGGCCAGATCACTGTAGTGGCGCGAGAAGATGTTGCCGGACTGGCCGGTGGTGATCATGAACGTGGATGCGTCCAGATCGGCCAGGTCGTAGATCGCCCGGTAGCTCGATGCGTGGCGGTTCGCGTACGGATCGTCCTCATTCGAAAAGACCGTTCTGCCGCGATCGAGCGTGAATGGGCCGCCGCCGCTTTCGACCTCGACATTGAAGATGCGATCAAGCGGCGCGACCTGACCAAAAGGCTGATGCACGCTCAATGCACGGTGCGCCGCGCCCCAATTCCAGGCACTCCTATCGTTTCCATAACGCCGTTCGATGTCGCCCAGGGCGCGCTCGAGCGCTTGATGCACGATGGCAGCGCAACTTTCCCTGGCTTCGGTGCCGATATCATCGCACCAGTCGCGGTTCGTTTCTCCGCCGAGCACGCTGGCCATCACCAGACCCTGGGCCTGGAACCATCCATCGAAAGCCGGGCCGAGATCGTCGGCAAAGATCGCCCGGGTCGCCTCGCGAAGCCAAGCCATCGCGATGAGCGGTTCGGGACGATCACGCCCCATCTGAAAATCCCAGCCGGACAGAAGCGCGGCCACAAAGGGATCGCCCTCTCCTTCGTTTTGCGCCATCGACAGCATTACCGGCATCAGTTCGGCGAAAACCGGCGAATAGACGTCTGCCTGCGCTGCGCGCGACAATTCCACCGTATGCTGGTCGTCCGCGTCGACGATGAGCGCGTCGACACGCTCCTGGCGATAAGGCTCGTCCCAGTCCAGTGTCAGCATCTCGGCATAGTCATCGCCGACGATCCGGGTATTGGCTGTTCCGATGGCGCCCACTTGCGGATCGGTCTCGCGCGGCAGTGCGTCAAAATCAACAAAGCCCTGCCAGTCATAGATCGCATTCCATCCCGGCACAGGCGCACGACCCATCACAAGGTTGTCTGGATGACGGACAGGCACGCGGCCGGGCGCGATCAATCCGATAGCGCCTTGCCGATCCGCAACGACGATCGACTGCATCGGCGTCACGAAGCCTTCCATGCCGGCCTGGAAGTCAGCGACGGTTTGGAAGTCCCACAGCGCCAAGCCGACCGATATGGTTGTGTCGTCGCGGGCAAGTGCCGTCCATTGAAGCGCCGCCACATGGTCTTCGGGTAGCAGGCGATCGAGGTTGCGGTAACTTCGCGGCAGAACCGGACCGTGCCTAGTGCTGAGACGCGTGAAGCGGTGCGACTCACCACCGGAAATGGCGATCGTCTCTTCGCTTCTGCCGAACAGCGCCCATCCGTCCGGGGTACGATAGCGATCCGGATCGCCCAGCCGGACCTGCTCGATGAACAGGTCCTGGACATCGGTCCCGGTGTTGGTGAAGCCCCAGGCGACATCGTCGTTGCGGCCAAGCAGCACGAGTGGAGCTCCGGCAAGCGTGGCTCCGACGAGGTTCTGCGCGGCCGCATCATCATCTCCGTCGACGCGCAAATGCGCGAGGTACCAGACCGAAGGTGCGCTCAAGCCCAGATGCGGATCATTGGCGAGGATCGGCAAGCCGGTATCGGTGCGCTGACCGGAAACGACCCAATTGTTCGAAGCACCCTCGCCCGTCATGCCGCCATGCTCAATCAGGCCAAAGGGTTGCGGGCGAAGGCCCGCTTGTTGCAACGGCGCGGCGTTGCGAAGTTCCAGCAAATCGATGAGAACCGGAAGTGCCGGTGCATCCTGCCCTGGAACTAGAGGCAAAAGTTCGGCGATCTCTTCGGAGTTCAGGCCTTGGCGTGCGAAGGCGAGACGGTTGACCTCGTCGCCGATATTGGCGGCCAGGCCGACAGACATCATCTTGACGACGGCGACGCTGTCGGCTGGCGTCCATGGCTCGGGTTGATGGCCGAGCGCCACGAATTCGACCGGCAGGCGCGAAGCAAAGAAGCGGTTGTCGCGCTGAAGCCAGGCGTTGACGCCATCCGCATAGCGCTGCAGCGCTTGGCGGTCGGCCTCCGGCAGAATTGCGAGCGAGGCGACGGACGCCTCGTAAATGGCTACGCTGCGCAGGAAGATATCCGTGTCGAGCGTAGTCGACCCGAACATCTCCGACAGACGGCCCTGCGCCGCCATGCGCGCCACTTCCATCTGCCAAAGCCGATCCTGTGCGTGGGCGACGCCGAGCGCAACGAACACGTCGTTTCGCGATGTTCCCCGGATGTGTGGCACGCCGTTGGCATCCCTCGCGATCGTGACCGGCCCGCTCATTCCTTCCAATTGGATCGTGCCGGCGGCGGGAGGCAGCGAACGGGCCAGCCAGACCACGCCGAGACCGGCGGCCAGAAGCGCAAGTGGCAGCACAGCAAATGTCAGTGCAAAGAGGACTTTGAGCACACGCTTCATTGATCTATTTCCGGTTGGCACCTAAGCAGGTCGACAGGTCTCGTCTGCCGGCATGGCTCGAAATTGAATGAGGAGAGAACGCAATGGCGAAAGTCGCTTTCATCGGTCTTGGCGTCATGGGGTATCCCATGGCTGGTCACCTGAAGAATCGTGGTGGCCACGACGTCACGGTATATAACCGTAGCGCAGCCAAGGCGGAAAGATGGGCCTCCGAGTTCAACGGCGCCTCGCGTCCCACGCCCGCCGAATGCGCAAAGGATGCAGACTTCGTCTTCACCTGTGTCGGCAATGACGAGGACCTGCGCGCGGTTACGACGGGACCGGACGGCGCTTTCCACGCAATAAGATCCGGCGCGATCTTCATCGACAACACCACCGCTTCTGCAGAAGTCGCGCGCGAGCTTGCAGCCGTGGCTACCGACAAGGGTTTCGGCTTCCTCGATGCTCCTGTTTCGGGCGGCCAGGCCGGTGCCGAGAACGGCGCGCTGACCGTGATGGTCGGCGGCGATCAGGCAACGTTCGACAAGGCAAAGTCGGTCATCGAAGCCTACGCAAAGATGGTCGGCCGCATGGGCGACGTCGGCGCCGGCCAGTTGACCAAGATGGTCAACCAGATCTGCATCGCCGGCCTCGTCCAGGGCCTGTCGGAAGGCCTGCACTTCGGCATGAAGGCTGGGCTCGACATCGCGGCTGTCGTCGATGTCATCTCGAAGGGAGCAGCAGGCTCCTGGCAGATGGAAAACCGGTACAAGACGATGCTGCAGGGTCATTACGAGCACGGTTTTGCAGTCGACTGGATGCGCAAAGATCTTTCGATCGTCCTCGACGAGTCACGGCGTAACGGCGCGTCACTTCCGGTCGCCGCCCTCGTCGATCAGTTCTATGCAGAGGTTCAGAAGATGGGCGGAAACCGCTGGGATACGTCCTCCCTGTTGGCTCGCCTTGAAAAGTAGACTTACTGCGTCAGCCTGACACGAAATCTGACAAAACGTATTTACAGGCTGTTAGCAGGGGTAGCATACACCTGAAGCAAGCCGGGCGCAGAAGCCACGGCCAACCTGACCACGGATGCTTCTGGTGCTTATCCGCTATGATCTCGACACCCTCGCCGGTGCGCGCCCACAGTTCGAGCAGATCGGGCTGACGGCAGACGATGTCTGCGACCTGTCTTCGTATTTCCGCCGGATCGGGTTCTGGCGCATGGATATCGAGCAAGGCCTGACCTACTGGACGCGCGGCGTCTTCGACATCTTCGGAATGGAGTTTCGTGACGGGCCCGTCTCCCTGACGGAAGCCAATGCGGTCATTCATCCGAACGATCTCGGCCCGATGCTCGAAATCGTCGAGCAGGCCGCCGTCAACCGCTTGCCGTTTCACGCGATCGTTCGGTTGCGCTCTCGCGGGAGCGAATTCCGCTTCATTCGCTCGGTCGGCAAGTATCGCAAGAGCGACGACGGCAAACCAGAATTCGTGGGCATGATCTACGAGTTTTTCGAGCCGATCCGGACGCTCGGCATGGCTGCACACGCGGACGAATAGTTCTCAGGATTCGCTCGAACGGCCGCCATCCACGACGAGATAGTCGAGCGGAAGCTCTGTCGTGTACTTGATCTGCTGCATCGCAAAGCTCGACGACACGTCTCGAATTTCGATGCGCTGGATCAGGCGCTTGTAGAAATTGTCGTAGGCAGCGATATCGGGCACGACGACACGCAGCAAATAGTCGACGTCGCCGCTCATTCGGTAGAACTCGACCACTTCCGGGAAATCGACCACCACTTCCGAAAAACGCTTCAGCCATTCGTGACTGTGCGCGCTTGTGCGGATGGACACGAAGACTGTCACCTGGGCGTTCACCTTGGCGGGGTCCAGCAGAGCCACCCGCTTTCGGATGACGCCTTCTTCTTCGAGCTTCTGGATGCGCCGCCAGCAGGGCGTCGTCGAGAGGCCCACCTTTTTCGCGAGGTCGGCCACAGCGAGCGTCGAGTCTTCCTGAAGAAGACGGAGAATTTTGCGATCAAGCCGGTCCATGATGGGTCTTCTCTAGAATGGTTTTGCGTCGATGCCCTGGCGCGACCGACAAGATGGAATGCAGTTCCAGGGCGTCTGCAATGCTCGCTCTATCACAGGGCCACGGGAGCCTCAATGCTCACGCTGTTCAACGGCGGGAATGAGGCGTGCGGCAACCTCTTTCTGCAAGAAAGGAACCAGTACTTCGTCGAACCAGACATTGCGCGACAACCACGCATTGTTGCGCCAGGAGGGATGCGGCAGAGGGATGATGAGTCGCCCTGCCGGCGCTGTCTCATCCTCGATCTGCTCCCACGATTCCACGACCTCGTGGAGCGACCGACCGCGCCACTGCGGCAGATGGTAATCCTGAGCGTAACGCCCGACCGCCAGAACGAGATCGATCTGGGGCATCGCGGCGAAGACCGTGTCGTGCCAGTTGGCGCGACACTCGCGCCGGGGCGGACGGTCGCCGCCCTTGGCATCGAGCCCTGGAAAACAGAACCCCATCGGCACGATTGCGAACTGGGCCGGATCATAGAATTCCGACTTATCCACACCCAGCCAGGTTCGCAACCGATCTCCGGACGGGTCCGTGAAAGGACGGCCAGACGCGTGGACGCGGGTACCCGGCGCCTGGCCGCAGATGACGATCCGCGCAATGGAGGACAGAATGCAAACCGGCCGTGGCTCATGGGCCAGAGGCCTTGAGCGCGGATCGGGACGATCCCGGCAGATGCGGCACGAAGCGATGCTCTCGCCGAGTGCAGCCAGGCCGTCAAAGTCGCAAGCCAAGCGCGAAGCCGTCAGGCGCTGGCGCTCGGTCGAGCGCTGACGCGTTCATGCCAGGCGCGCAAGTGAGCAAGATGCTCAGGCATCTCGATCTTCGCTGGTTTCATGAAGCCTACGGAGACCATGGCCGAGATGTCGGCGATGGTGAACCGGTCGCCGGCAATGAAATCGCGATGAGCAAGCTCGCCATCCAGGAACGAAAGAAACTCGATGACGCGCGGCCGGTTGGCCTCGCCCCATTCCTTCACCTGCGGAACTTCCCATTCCTTCATCGCGGGATGGAGGTGCCTGAAAACGGCCGCGACAGAGTTTAGAAAGTTGAGTTCGACGCGGCGGTTCCACATCTCGACCTGCGCCTCTTCCAAACCGCGGTGGCCGAAAAGGTTGGGCTCAGGGTGAAGCGTTTCGATGTATCGGCATATCGCAACGGACTCGGTCAGCACCGTTCCGTCATCAAGTTCCAAGACAGGCAAACGCTGCAACGGGTTGAGTTTGCTGAGAGCATCGCTCTTGTGGCCAAGCGCTCCCATGTCGACCGGCACACGCTCGATCTCGATGCCTTTCTCGGCCAAGAAGATCGACACACGCCTGGGGTTTGGCGCCTTGCCCCCATCATGAAGCTTCATGAACCGAACGTCCTCCCAATGCCGCAGGCGAGCTATTTCCCATGCTTCGTGCCTCGTTTTAGGGGCTCGCCGCGATGGCCGCAATCGCATGGAGCATGGGCGCGGTACCTCCTTCGAAGGGTCTTCTTAATAAATTCTCGTTAACCTTCCGGCAAATAACCGCATGACCCAAGACGGACGATGACGATCGCACTCGAGAGCACCGGCGACAAGAATATCGTCGACCGATCACGCCCGCAGCGCAATGCAGGTGTGTCTCAAGCCGTGCGCGCAACCCGTGAAAGGCTTCAGTTCCGGCAACCGCTGAGCCACCATTTCGCGCGTGAGATGATGCTTCTGCATATCAATTCGCTGCTTCAGGGCGCGGCGGCGATGCCTTTGCTCGTTCTGGCGGCGACGGGCATCAGCATTTATTTCGGCGAATCTTTCGAATTGATCCCCTGGTCGGCCGTAACGCTGGCCGCCTACGCCATTCTGGTCTTCCTGGCGCGCCGTGCATCGGTCCAAAACTTCGATCCGCCGACAACGAGAAAATGGACCATCCGCTTTCTCGGCGCACATCTGGTTATCGGCCTGTGCTGGGCGATCTTCGCCTATCAGGACTGTGCGACCTGCTCCGGTCCATCCTTCTCTTTCTACAAGGGCGTCATCCTGCTGGTTGCCCTCGCCGCTTCGGCGATGGCGACATTCACTCTGAAGCGGGCGATCATCGCTTCGTTCGGACCGCCTGTGATCGCACTGGGCCTCAGCGCCTATTTTCACGGGAGCCCCTACGACATCGGCATGGCGGCCGTTCTAGGCGCGGCCTTCTGCTACTTCGTGTTCGTTTCGAACCGGCTCTACGTGTCCAATTTGACGCTTCTCTCCTTTCAATCGGAAAAAGTGGCGCTGATCGCGGAGTTGGAAGTGGCGAACGCCGTATCCGACGAAGCGCGAAGGCGGGCAGAGGAGGCAAACCTCGCAAAGTCGCGGTTCCTGGCTTCCATGAGCCATGAACTCAGAACCCCTCTCAATGCCATTCTTGGGTTCTCGGAGGTCATGAGCCAAGAAGTCCTCGGGCCGATGCCAAACCCAACCTACAAGGACTACGCCGCCGACATTCACCGCTCCGGCGAGCACCTGCTCAATCTCATCAACGAGATCCTCGACCTGTCGAGGATCGAGGCCGGTCGCTACGACCTGAGCGAGGAAGCCTTGTCACTCGTCGAGATCGCCGAGGATTGCATCGGCATGGTGCAGCTGAAGGCACGCAGCAAGCACATCGATATTCGGGCCCAGGTCGAACCGTCTCTGCCGCTGGTGTGGGTCGATGAGCGTGCTATGCGGCAGGTTGTGCTCAACCTTCTGTCCAACGCCGTGAAGTTTACGCCGCAAAACGGCATCGTTACCGTGAAGGTGGGTTGGACCGCCGGCGGTGGCCAGTATCTGTCAGTGGTCGATGACGGTCCGGGAATACCCGAAGAAGAAATCCCGATTGTGCTGTCCGCGTTCGGGCAAGGCTCAGTCGCAATCAAGAGCGCCGAACAGGGAACGGGACTTGGTCTGCCGATCGTCCAGGCCATCCTCGCCAAGCACGGTGGCCAGTTCGTGCTGCGCTCGAAGTTGCGCGAGGGTACGGAAGCGATCGCAATCCTGCCACCGCGGCGCGTTCTGCAGAGCATTCCGCCAATCGACGACGACAGCATCTATACGACGAAGCAGAAGAAGCCGGTTTTTGCTTGAATACGCCGGCGATCAAACGCTGACGGCGCTCTTTTTCTTTACACGACTGCTAAAGCACGGACATCATCAACTTCAATCATCCAATTGATTCGCTTGGATTCCATGAATTCGACGCCCGCGACCATCGACCAGACGCGCGAAGGGAGCCTCATTCAGTATGGGGCTCTACCCTATCGCCTGCGTGAAACTGGCGACGTCGACTATCTCGTGGTGACGTCACGGGGAACCGGACGCTGGATTCTTCCCAAAGGCGGATTGGTAAAGGGAAAGACGGCCGGTCAATCGGCCATGCAAGAAGCGCTCGAAGAAGCAGGCGTGCGCGGCAGGCTTCATGGCGAGCCGATCGGCATCTATCGTACGACCAAGCAACGTCCCCGCCCCCTCTCTGTGACCGTGCTGCTCTTTGCGCTGCGGGTCGAGGAGATGCTGGACCATTGGCCTGAGAAAGGTCAGCGCATCCGCAAATGGGCAAACCTGGCCGAGCTGGACGAACTCCTGACAGACGACGGCGCGGCCCAGCTCATCGCTAAGTTCGACCGCATCATGCGCGTCGACATTTCCGGCCGATCCTCGCGGAACTGACCTTTACGATCCGCTGCCATCAGTGCCGTTCGTAGAACGCGTTCCCGCCCGCCTCGAGCTGGTAGTGCATGTTCTTGTACGGGAAGCTCAGGCCCGCCATGTGAAAAAACTTCGCTTCATCCAAGCTTGGATGACGGTGGCCATCGAGAACCTTGTCGGCGGCAGCGACGACGTCCGGCACCTTTTCACGCGGCATTTCCCGTGAAAGCACGCCTGGGGCGAACTGGTTCTTCTGGCCGACCACTTCGCAGATCGTATCGGGAAACTCTTCCGCCTCGACACGATTCATGACGACGGTCCCGACGGCAACGAGACCTTCTTCACTGGAACGGTTGGATTCGAAATAGATCGCGCGCTCGAGGCACTCCCGATCCTTTTCGCTATCGGCCACAGGTGTTGGAGCAATGGAACCGGTGGCCATCTCGTCGATGGCGTTATTCGCCATACAGCCGCTGAGTGACGCGACAATTGCCATCCCGACAATGGCCCGTACGCCGAAAGACCGGCCTGAAGCCAGCTGATCGCCCATGGAAAACCCTCTTTACGCAAAACAAGGCTTCTGCTGACGACGCAATGAGGCAATAGAGTGACAGCAGCCTCAGAAAGGCTCTTCGCAAATTTACTTGCGTTTGTTTTCAAGTCATGCATACGCTCAAGCTGTTCGGGATGTGCTGACCCGGAGACTGGACTGACGTTCTTTCCCCGTACGTGACTGCTCGACACCGCCGCGGATCGCGGCCTGGCCATCCGCGCGATAGGCGTGCGGCGGTCGGAAACAACCGGGAAAAGGACCCAGTACCATGGCTCAGACGGGCACCGTAAAGTTCTTCAACACCGACAAAGGCTACGGCTTTATCACTCCTGATGGCGGTGCAAAGGACGTTTTCGTCCACATCTCCGCTCTCCAGGCCTCCGGCATTGCGCATCTGAACGAAGGCGACAAGGTCTCCTTCGACACGGAAGCCGACCGTCGCGGCAAGGGTGACAAAGCAGTCAACCTGCAGCAGCTCTAAGCGCTGATACTTTCGGCCGGTCTTCGGACCGGTCCGGCACACATGAAAGGGCGACCCTCGGGTCGCCCCTTTTTGTTTGAAGCAACTCTACTGGGATGAGTGAACAAGAAAGGGCGGCCCGAGAGCCGCCCTTTGGATAGAATGCGTGGTGATGTGACGA
This window harbors:
- a CDS encoding penicillin acylase family protein, giving the protein MKRVLKVLFALTFAVLPLALLAAGLGVVWLARSLPPAAGTIQLEGMSGPVTIARDANGVPHIRGTSRNDVFVALGVAHAQDRLWQMEVARMAAQGRLSEMFGSTTLDTDIFLRSVAIYEASVASLAILPEADRQALQRYADGVNAWLQRDNRFFASRLPVEFVALGHQPEPWTPADSVAVVKMMSVGLAANIGDEVNRLAFARQGLNSEEIAELLPLVPGQDAPALPVLIDLLELRNAAPLQQAGLRPQPFGLIEHGGMTGEGASNNWVVSGQRTDTGLPILANDPHLGLSAPSVWYLAHLRVDGDDDAAAQNLVGATLAGAPLVLLGRNDDVAWGFTNTGTDVQDLFIEQVRLGDPDRYRTPDGWALFGRSEETIAISGGESHRFTRLSTRHGPVLPRSYRNLDRLLPEDHVAALQWTALARDDTTISVGLALWDFQTVADFQAGMEGFVTPMQSIVVADRQGAIGLIAPGRVPVRHPDNLVMGRAPVPGWNAIYDWQGFVDFDALPRETDPQVGAIGTANTRIVGDDYAEMLTLDWDEPYRQERVDALIVDADDQHTVELSRAAQADVYSPVFAELMPVMLSMAQNEGEGDPFVAALLSGWDFQMGRDRPEPLIAMAWLREATRAIFADDLGPAFDGWFQAQGLVMASVLGGETNRDWCDDIGTEARESCAAIVHQALERALGDIERRYGNDRSAWNWGAAHRALSVHQPFGQVAPLDRIFNVEVESGGGPFTLDRGRTVFSNEDDPYANRHASSYRAIYDLADLDASTFMITTGQSGNIFSRHYSDLAETWSNVEALRIETDPAQYEPSVEGAWQIIP
- a CDS encoding ABC transporter permease, whose translation is MSVIQRMLPPEPPPPALAAGWSPSRIAGHFFLAIWIAGSVGLFLFLVGSYDSQKMIQYGPGYLSGLWITLQLVIISVVLGAVLSVPVALGRMSKNKVLGALAYIYVYFFRGTPLIAQLFLIYYGLGQFRGALETVGLWTFFREPWYCALFAFTLNTAAYQAEILRGAIASVPKGQHEGAAALGLPRNVTFRKIILPQAMMVALRPYGNEIILMIKGSAIVSIITVFDLMGETRRAFSRTFDFQTYLWTAVFYLLIVEALRNLWAVFERRLTRHLKR
- a CDS encoding PAS domain-containing protein, giving the protein MRKPPTGRQISDAKVAERLLYSQHEIGDPFAAAINGTRMAMIITGPSDQDNPIIFANKAFCRLTGYEHDEVIGQNCRFIQGPDTSRRAVERITHAIAREEDVHVELVNYRKDGTPFWNSLFLSPVRNSKGEVKFFFGSQLDVSDKKQTEFDLHSVNDELRETKTLLEQQIDDRTGELMRLLSQRSRLINELDHRVKNNLQLINSLLGFELRRDLGPEAREVVNRLHQRIDALGLAHQDQHNKEAIGYFRVDTFVRILVSKVLTNHPRWHSEPAYQMEEVLLPIGKAAPLALALNEFVRSLVSNTENIADGAKLEISAQTKNGKLVLDVSSADLTEVNCRRAFDGIEGWTMRLIERQLEARVEFTDMDGRCGVKLAMPLNGGSHGD
- a CDS encoding response regulator, yielding MATDHRKPRKIVIVEDEVLLALDLEMIAEDVGFTVAGQAGRKNEAIDVIKSSRPDLCLVDVHLLDGPTGVDVARFAVESTDALVVFVTANRAALPEDLVGAYGIISKPYTVSGVKDALRHLLGVINENNDADAVTPVELRATAR
- a CDS encoding PAS domain-containing protein — its product is MASAEFERFGGLFEAIPSPYMVLDPQLRYVAANPAYCKATGKSLDALLGRDIFEVFPNDGPAGRDLRDSLNRVLQTGKSDTLAHIHYAIPNADGDGFEDRYWTAIHFAVMDEDGVATHVVQNTVDVTELHRLRRSTFVPFRTVGLETALIRRAQEAEEAQKALLEENNDFRRLFNQAPGMIAVLSGPEHVFTFVNQAYIRFVGRKNLVGKPVRKALPELAGQGFYEMLDSVYQTREPISREAARIVLQHEKGGPESEAFLDFTYHPIFDGANQVTGVFVQGLDRTESVKSARGRELLLRELNHRVKNLFSVAISMVTMTARNASTPKEMAGILTGRLSALSHAHGMVMNEAGSDADGGRIAFHDLVERIMAPHVDDEGSRMKIGGPSIVLGSKAATSMALVIHEMATNAAKYGALSTAEGRVSVLWETDNDAFRLNWTETGGPQIRSAPEPSGFGSRLAKISVEGQLGGKLDFAWPPEGAQVAIAFPLKNASL